From one Trifolium pratense cultivar HEN17-A07 linkage group LG1, ARS_RC_1.1, whole genome shotgun sequence genomic stretch:
- the LOC123897576 gene encoding protein RICE SALT SENSITIVE 3-like, whose product MENGSPLLHCLLQHTLRTLCSFSTSSTSSKWVYAVFWRVVPRNFPPPRWEFGGTSLDRSKGNKRNWIIVWEDGFCDFNECEQRKSGYLINEIFGADVFFKMSHEVYSYGEGLVGKVAAENGHKWIYSDTQNGSESNYVGPWNSSIDHQPRAWEFQLNSGIQTIAVIAVREGLVQLGSFNKIAEDLDLVLNIQRKFSYLQTIPGVFSIQRQPHLAFQNPYITKPNFQIMESNEISKNQVTKLNNLHDERSNYFSMISINLGRNFPQIGTSMSPLWSPQLSLPNNHMQLHETNITNNTSKKVKIEDGTFHIADYGPNNS is encoded by the exons ATGGAAAATGGATCACCCTTACTTCATTGTCTCTTGCAACATACTCTAAGGACCTTATGCTCATTTTCTACTTCTTCAACTTCTTCCAAATGGGTCTATGCTGTTTTCTGGAGGGTAGTACCAAGAAATTTTCCTCCACCAAG GTGGGAATTTGGAGGCACTTCTCTTGATCGCTCCAAGggaaataaaagaaattg GATCATTGTATGGGAAGATGGATTTTGTGATTTTAATGAATGTGAACAAAGGAAAAGTGGATActtgattaatgaaatattTGGAGCTGATGTATTCTTCAAAATGTCTCATGAAGTTTATAGTTATGGAGAAGG ACTAGTGGGGAAAGTTGCAGCAGAAAATGGTCACAAATGGATTTATAGTGACACTCAAAATGGAAGTGAATCTAACTATGTTGGTCCATGGAATTCTTCAATTGATCAT cAACCAAGAGCATGGGAGTTTCAGTTAAATTCAGGCATTCAG ACTATTGCTGTCATTGCTGTCAGAGAAGGCTTAGTACAACTTGGTTCATTCAACAAG ATTGCAGAAGATCTTGATTTAGTGCTCaacatacaaagaaaattcaGCTACCTCCAAACCATACCAGGAGTGTTTTCAATTCAAAGACAACCACACTTAGCCTTTCAAAATCCATACATTACCAAACCCAACTTCCAAATAATGGAAAGCAATGAAATTTCTAAGAACCAAGTAACCAAACTCAATAATCTGCATGATGAAAGATCCAATTATTTCTCCATGATATCCATAAACTTAGGAAGAAACTTTCCACAAATTGGAACATCAATGTCACCTCTTTGGTCACCTCAACTTTCTTTGCCTAACAATCACATGCAACTTCATGAAACCAATATAACCAATAACACAAGCAAGAAAGTGAAGATTGAAGATGGAACATTTCATATTGCTGATTATGGTCCTAATAACTCCTAA
- the LOC123897561 gene encoding cysteine proteinase RD21A-like isoform X1, translated as MGSTTLSPSMKLTIFLIFLTFTVSLALDMSIISYDKTHPDKSTKRTDNEVMNMYEEWLVKHGKSYNGLGEKDKRFEIFKDNLNFIDEHNGLNLSYKLGLNRFADLTNEEFRAKFLGTKMDPNRRMKKVGGSRNNRYAPRVGDKLPESVDWRKEGAVVGVKDQGGCGSCWAFSAVAAVEGINQIVTGDLISLSEQELVDCDTSYNEGCNGGLMDYAFEFIINNGGIDTEEDYPYRAIDGRCDQSRKNAKVVTIDDYEDVPAYDELALQKAVANQPIAVAIEGGGREFQLYESGVFTGRCGTALDHGVAAVGYGTANGKDYWIVRNSWGSTWGEAGYIRLERNLASSRSGKCGIAIEPSYPIKNGENPPNPGPSPPSPVKPPSVCDSYYSCAEGSTCCCIYEYGKSCFEWGCCPLESATCCDDHYSCCPHEYPVCDIYAGLCLKSKNNPLGVKLFKRTPAKPNLAIGGKNKISTTA; from the exons ATGGGTTCCACAACTCTATCACCATCCATGAAGCTCACGATCTTTCTCATCTTTCTAACTTTCACAGTTTCACTAGCCTTAGACATGTCAATCATTTCCTACGACAAAACTCACCCTGACAAATCAACCAAAAGAACCGATAACGAAGTGATGAACATGTACGAAGAGTGGTTAGTGAAACACGGAAAATCATACAACGGTTTAGGTGAGAAAGATAAGAGATTTGAGATCTTTAAAGACAACCTTAATTTCATCGATGAACATAACGGTTTGAATTTGAGTTATAAATTGGGGTTGAACCGGTTCGCCGATCTAACAAATGAAGAATTCCGAGCCAAGTTTTTGGGAACAAAAATGGATCCGAACCGGAGGATGAAGAAGGTGGGTGGTTCAAGAAACAATAGATATGCGCCACGTGTCGGTGATAAATTGCCTGAATCTGTTGATTGGAGAAAAGAAGGTGCTGTTGTTGGAGTCAAAGATCAAGGAGGCTGTG GGAGTTGTTGGGCATTCTCAGCAGTTGCTGCAGTAGAAGGAATAAATCAGATTGTGACAGGAGACCTAATTTCATTATCAGAACAAGAATTGGTGGACTGTGATACATCATACAATGAAGGATGCAATGGTGGACTTATGGACTACGCCTTCGAGTTCATCATCAACAATGGTGGCATTGACACTGAAGAGGATTACCCCTATCGTGCTATTGATGGTAGATGTGACCAGAGCAGG AAAAATGCTAAAGTTGTTACAATTGATGACTATGAAGATGTTCCTGCCTATGATGAATTGGCCTTGCAAAAGGCTGTTGCAAATCAGCCTATTGCCGTTGCTATTGAAGGTGGCGGTAGGGAATTCCAGTTATATGAATCT GGAGTATTTACCGGTAGATGTGGAACAGCACTAGACCATGGTGTTGCAGCTGTTGGTTACGGCACAGCTAATGGTAAAGACTATTGGATTGTTAGGAATTCCTGGGGTAGTACCTGGGGAGAAGCCGGTTACATCAGACTTGAACGTAATCTAGCTTCAAGCAGATCAGGAAAGTGTGGAATTGCAATCGAGCCATCTTATCCAATTAAGAATGGAGAGAATCCCCCTAACCCGGGACCATCACCACCTTCACCTGTGAAGCCACCATCTGTCTGTGACAGTTACTATAGCTGTGCTGAAGGATCCACTTGTTGCTGTATTTATGAGTATGGAAAATCTTGCTTTGAGTGGGGATGCTGTCCTCTTGAATCCGCTACTTGCTGTGATGATCACTACAGTTGCTGCCCTCATGAGTATCCTGTCTGTGACATTTATGCTGGACTTTGTCTTAAG AGCAAGAACAACCCATTAGGAGTGAAGTTATTCAAACGAACTCCTGCCAAACCCAACTTGGCCATTGGAGGTAAGAACAAGATCAGCACCACTGCTTAA
- the LOC123897561 gene encoding cysteine proteinase RD21A-like isoform X2, which yields MGSTTLSPSMKLTIFLIFLTFTVSLALDMSIISYDKTHPDKSTKRTDNEVMNMYEEWLVKHGKSYNGLGEKDKRFEIFKDNLNFIDEHNGLNLSYKLGLNRFADLTNEEFRAKFLGTKMDPNRRMKKVGGSRNNRYAPRVGDKLPESVDWRKEGAVVGVKDQGGCGSCWAFSAVAAVEGINQIVTGDLISLSEQELVDCDTSYNEGCNGGLMDYAFEFIINNGGIDTEEDYPYRAIDGRCDQSRKNAKVVTIDDYEDVPAYDELALQKAVANQPIAVAIEGGGREFQLYESGVFTGRCGTALDHGVAAVGYGTANGKDYWIVRNSWGSTWGEAGYIRLERNLASSRSGKCGIAIEPSYPIKNGENPPNPGPSPPSPVKPPSVCDSYYSCAEGSTCCCIYEYGKSCFEWGCCPLESATCCDDHYSCCPHEYPVCDIYAGLCLKVWANQPYLLLACISDFFF from the exons ATGGGTTCCACAACTCTATCACCATCCATGAAGCTCACGATCTTTCTCATCTTTCTAACTTTCACAGTTTCACTAGCCTTAGACATGTCAATCATTTCCTACGACAAAACTCACCCTGACAAATCAACCAAAAGAACCGATAACGAAGTGATGAACATGTACGAAGAGTGGTTAGTGAAACACGGAAAATCATACAACGGTTTAGGTGAGAAAGATAAGAGATTTGAGATCTTTAAAGACAACCTTAATTTCATCGATGAACATAACGGTTTGAATTTGAGTTATAAATTGGGGTTGAACCGGTTCGCCGATCTAACAAATGAAGAATTCCGAGCCAAGTTTTTGGGAACAAAAATGGATCCGAACCGGAGGATGAAGAAGGTGGGTGGTTCAAGAAACAATAGATATGCGCCACGTGTCGGTGATAAATTGCCTGAATCTGTTGATTGGAGAAAAGAAGGTGCTGTTGTTGGAGTCAAAGATCAAGGAGGCTGTG GGAGTTGTTGGGCATTCTCAGCAGTTGCTGCAGTAGAAGGAATAAATCAGATTGTGACAGGAGACCTAATTTCATTATCAGAACAAGAATTGGTGGACTGTGATACATCATACAATGAAGGATGCAATGGTGGACTTATGGACTACGCCTTCGAGTTCATCATCAACAATGGTGGCATTGACACTGAAGAGGATTACCCCTATCGTGCTATTGATGGTAGATGTGACCAGAGCAGG AAAAATGCTAAAGTTGTTACAATTGATGACTATGAAGATGTTCCTGCCTATGATGAATTGGCCTTGCAAAAGGCTGTTGCAAATCAGCCTATTGCCGTTGCTATTGAAGGTGGCGGTAGGGAATTCCAGTTATATGAATCT GGAGTATTTACCGGTAGATGTGGAACAGCACTAGACCATGGTGTTGCAGCTGTTGGTTACGGCACAGCTAATGGTAAAGACTATTGGATTGTTAGGAATTCCTGGGGTAGTACCTGGGGAGAAGCCGGTTACATCAGACTTGAACGTAATCTAGCTTCAAGCAGATCAGGAAAGTGTGGAATTGCAATCGAGCCATCTTATCCAATTAAGAATGGAGAGAATCCCCCTAACCCGGGACCATCACCACCTTCACCTGTGAAGCCACCATCTGTCTGTGACAGTTACTATAGCTGTGCTGAAGGATCCACTTGTTGCTGTATTTATGAGTATGGAAAATCTTGCTTTGAGTGGGGATGCTGTCCTCTTGAATCCGCTACTTGCTGTGATGATCACTACAGTTGCTGCCCTCATGAGTATCCTGTCTGTGACATTTATGCTGGACTTTGTCTTAAGGTATGGGCTAATCAACCTTATCTTTTACTTGCTTGcatttctgatttttttttttaa
- the LOC123897584 gene encoding uncharacterized protein At4g06744 translates to MMNSIFAKLLFLTLCMLFVLKAESLVFADQRLSIVYPVIQKFKSLITSDPLGVTKTWIGSDICNYKGFYCDHPPDNNSAIALASIDFNGFRLSAPTLNGFIDKLPDIALFHANSNNFVGTITSQITKLPYLYELDLSNNQFSGAFPIAVLGMKSLTFLDIRFNFFSGGVPQQIFTQNLEVLFINNNLLTQTLPENLGISSSTHIFLLTLANNKFMGPIPRNLPKALSSLSEVVLLNNELTGCLPHEIGYFQEAIVFDVGNNQLTGPLPFSLSCLEKVEVVNLASNMFYGMVPEVVCAELVNLVNFSLADNYFTHVGPFCRMLIQRGVLDVGKNCIHDLPFQRSMEECVDFYAQPRMCPFMWFHSFILPCKFPFQKSSSVSSIP, encoded by the coding sequence atgatgAATAGCATCTTTGCAAAACTATTGTTCTTAACTTTGTGTATGCTCTTTGTGCTCAAAGCAGAATCTTTAGTATTTGCAGACCAAAGACTAAGTATAGTGTATCCAGTGATTCAAAAATTCAAGTCTTTGATTACTTCAGATCCATTAGGTGTTACAAAAACATGGATAGGTTCTGATATATGCAACTATAAAGGATTCTACTGTGATCATCCACCAGATAACAATTCTGCTATTGCTTTAGCCTCGATCGATTTCAATGGTTTTCGTCTAAGTGCTCCTACCCTTAATGGTTTTATTGATAAACTACCTGATATTGCACTTTTTCATGCAAATTCCAACAATTTTGTTGGCACAATCACTTCTCAAATCACTAAACTTCCTTATCTTTATGAGCTTGACTTAAGCAATAATCAATTTTCAGGTGCTTTTCCAATTGCTGTTCTTGGCATGAAAAGTTTAACATTTTTGGATATAAGGTTCAACTTTTTCTCTGGTGGTGTTCCACAACAAATATTCACACAAAATCTTGAAGTTCTTTTCATCAATAACAATCTCTTGACACAAACTTTGCCTGAAAATTTAGGCATAAGTTCAAGtactcatatttttttacttactTTGGCTAATAACAAATTTATGGGACCAATACCGAGAAATCTTCCGAAAGCTTTATCGAGTTTATCCGAGGTTGTTTTACTAAACAATGAGTTAACAGGTTGTTTACCACATGAAATTGGTTATTTTCAAGAAGCTATAGTTTTTGATGTTGgaaataatcaacttactggtCCTTTACCATTTTCACTTAGTTGTCTTGAGAAAGTTGAGGTTGTTAATTTGGCTAGTAACATGTTTTATGGAATGGTTCCAGAAGTTGTTTGTGCTGAGTTGGTGAATTTGGTGAATTTTTCTTTGGCAGATAATTATTTTACTCATGTTGGACCATTTTGTAGGATGTTGATACAAAGAGGTGTTCTTGATGTTGGAAAAAATTGTATTCATGATCTTCCTTTTCAAAGATCAATGGAAGAGTGTGTTGATTTCTATGCACAACCAAGGATGTGTCCTTTTATGTGGTTTCATAGTTTTATTCTTCCTTGTAAGTTTCCATTTCAAAAATCTTCTTCTGTTTCTTCTATTCCTTAA
- the LOC123897591 gene encoding uncharacterized protein LOC123897591 yields the protein MDGEMMMMETETSSSGQNDAVRDLLTLARQLINQGKPSQALQAVVVAVRNKGGDEAVFQSLSRARELYRSRLQQNSAVDQLASLFAECAIAEVQPAMIEPSATNITNPSVTPDANGTSILAESGRMQVVLDAVSDGSSFICLKCGGLVSIQRKDEHYAYWCC from the exons atggacggtgagatgatgatgatggaaacgGAGACATCTAGCTCCGGTCAAAACGACGCCGTTCGTGATTTACTCACATTGGCTCGTCAACTTATCAATCAAGGAAAACCTTCTCAGGCTCTTCAAGCG GTGGTTGTAGCAGTGAGGAATAAAGGTGGAGATGAAGCTGTATTTCAGTCCTTGAGTCGTGCTCGCGAGCTGTATAGAAGTAGACTTCAACAGAATTCCGCGGTTGATCAGCTGGCTTCGTTGTTTGCCGAGTGTGCCATTGCTGAAGTTCAGCCGGCAATGATTGAACCATCTGCGACTAACATTACCAACCCATCAGTTACCCCAGATGCTAATGGAACATCCATACTTGCAGAAAGTGGCAGGATGCAAGTAGTATTAGATGCAGTTTCTGATGGAAGCAGCTTCATCTGTTTGAAATGTGGCGGCCTTGTCAGTATTCAGCGCAAAGACGAGCACTATGCATACTGGTGTTGTTGA